A window of Gimesia sp. contains these coding sequences:
- a CDS encoding DUF2231 domain-containing protein, which produces MLVHFPIALLLTGVVMECLARKRPTLTRPASGILVAGVALGWLSAAAGLLSFYTVPAHTEQAHTLMWWHLGFAVFSLLFFSGVAVKRWRGRQAAVTKPVLLIELCGAILLIITAYLGGTIVYHGGAGVEPELLSQEVRSEHHHGEAGHGASSETHSESSHEHSEGEDQHEH; this is translated from the coding sequence ATGCTTGTACACTTTCCGATTGCCCTGCTTCTAACCGGAGTAGTCATGGAATGTCTGGCCCGCAAGCGGCCAACGCTTACGCGACCCGCATCGGGTATTTTAGTAGCCGGCGTGGCCCTCGGCTGGTTAAGCGCAGCGGCGGGACTTCTGAGTTTCTATACTGTTCCTGCACATACAGAACAGGCGCATACGCTAATGTGGTGGCACCTCGGCTTCGCTGTCTTCTCGCTTTTGTTTTTTTCGGGGGTTGCCGTCAAACGCTGGAGAGGACGCCAGGCAGCAGTGACTAAGCCGGTACTACTGATTGAGCTATGCGGGGCAATACTGCTGATTATTACCGCCTACCTGGGTGGCACAATTGTCTATCATGGCGGCGCAGGCGTTGAACCGGAACTGTTATCTCAGGAGGTTCGTAGTGAGCACCATCATGGTGAGGCCGGGCACGGCGCTTCATCTGAAACACACTCGGAGAGCAGTCATGAACATTCAGAAGGTGAGGACCAGCATGAGCATTAA